DNA from Arthrobacter sp. FW305-BF8:
GCCGCTGGACTGGTCGGGTTTAAAGGGCAGGCCGCCTATACTGCCGCAAAGCACGGCATGGTTGGTCTCACCAAGTCCGCTGCCCTCGATTATGCGCCGGAAAACGTGCGTATAAACGCCATTTGTCCCGGTATCGTCGACACCCCGATGATGGACCGAGTTACGGGCGGCACCTCAGACGGGCGTGCTGCAGTTATCACAATGGAGCCTATTGGGCGCATGGGCCGTCCCGAAGAGATCTCGGCCACCGTGCTGTGGTTGTGCTCCGATGCTGCGTCGTTCGTCGTCGGCCACGCATTGTCGGTCGACGGAGGAATGACCACAGGCCATTTTGGCGAACGCTAATCAATTCCTTGACCACTAGTCGGTACAAATCACCCGAAACTGCCGAGCATAATGAAGGAGAACCTGGTGCGTGCCAGCGAATCAACAATCGAATTCCTGACCAAGTACTACGCCGCCATGGAGGCGAAGGACTTGGTGCGTTGCAGAGCTTATTACACCGACGACATGACAGTGATTTTTGCTAACGCTCCAAAGCTCGAGGGCGCTGACGCCTTCGTTGCAACGCTTTCCGGCCTGCTCGAACAGATCGAAACGTTGCATCATGACGTCGTCGCGGCATGGGAGGAAGGCGATGGCGTCCTGATCTTCGAGTCTGTCGCGACCTGGACACTCCTCGATGGAAACTCCCTAACCATCCCAGCTTGCTCGGTGTGCAGGATTGTCGACGGGAAGTTCGTGGAGCAGCAGGTCTACGTGGACAATGCACCGCTGTTCACCGCCCTCAAGCAGGATGAGACGGTAAAGGCCTGAGAGCCTACCGCTCACGGCCGGGGGACGCCATGGGCCTTCCCACAGCCGTCCTCGGCCCAGGGTGAGGACCACATGGGCCGGCGCGTTCATCACATCTTCACAACCGAAAATTTCAGTCTAGGGACGCCGATGTCTCCTGCCGCTTCGCGAACTCGGCGCCACGGCCCGAGATCGACGGATTCGCCAAGCGTTTGACGCTGAAAAGAAAAGGTACATTGTGCAAAAATACGAACCGATCTCGGAAGTGACCGAGCAACGGGACTCGAAAAATCCGTTATCCGAGCCGGGCCGAGAGAGGGCGCCGTCCGGCCTAATCACCGATCTGAAGTACCGGTTTCCCGGGCGATACCTAGCAAGTTGGGGAGCGCTCGTGCTTGCCCTGTTGGTTATTTCCCTGGTTGTTCCGGTCGCACTTCGCCCAGACGGCCTTAGGGTCGCAACGGCGCTCGCTGGAGTGCTGGCACTTGCGTCGTTCGGGCAAATGCTCGTCGTGATGCTGGGTGCGATTGATCTTTCGCTTCCTGCCGTGATCACATGCTCGGCAGGAGTAGTGGTGCACTACGGAACGCCGGGGTCGAATCTCCTCGCGGTTGTCGGCGGAGCACTCGCGGTCGCCGTCGTGATCAGCCTTTTGAATTGGCTTTTCATCTCTGTCATCCGACTGAACGCCATCATCGTCACGTTGGCCACCTTTGGAATCGTTACCGGCGCAGTGGTGCTATGGACCGGCACGTCCTTCTCACTTACCGGTCTGGCGCCCACGGACTTGCAGAATTTCACCCACTGGTCCCTTTTGAGCCTCAACGCCTCCTTCCTCGTTGCGGTCGCGGTCGGCGTTACTATCGCCCTGGTTCTGTCCAAGACCCGCGGCGGGCGACAAGTTGGCGCCATTGGGGCAAATAGGCGCGCGGCGCGGTTTCACGGCATCAAGGTCCGCCGCGTCGAACTCTTTACTTTCTGCGGCGTCGGACTCCTCTACGGCCTCGCCGGCGTCTTGGTGGCGGGTATCGTCGTGACGCCGGACACCTCGGTGGGCACGCCTTACCAACTCGCTACCATCACCGCCGTCGCCATTGCAGGTACAGCCTTCAACGGTGGTCCCTCCAGCACGGCCAGTGTGCTGTGTGCTTGCTTGTTTTTGCAGCTGCTCGATCAAGCTCTTTCCATCTACGGGTTCGCCGCCGGCCCCCGGGTCGTGGCACAGGGTGTCGCTCTTGTCCTCGCGGTATCGGCGATCACCCTCGGCCAGTTCGCACTCTCTGGGTTGCGCTGGAGCAACCGCGGTATCCACAGGGGCAGCGGACCAAACCGTGAACAGGGCGTGGAGTCGAAGACGACCCCGCCACTCAATATCAAGGAGACAATATGAAAATTACTGGCGCGGGTTGGACTGAATTCCGGCGTACCCGCTTCTCGATGCCCATCGTGGCAGGCACTGTGCTTGCCACGATCCTCACCGGCTGCTCGAGCACCACGGGGGCCAACACTACCGACAAAGCCTCGCATGGTGTCCCCACGGATCTGATCACTGCGTCGTCTGTCGATTCCAAACAACTCGCAGCGACAGCGAAGAAGGCGCTCCTGGCAGATGTGCCGGTCTCTGAGCTTCCCCCGGTCGTGGCTGACGCCTTCGCAGTGGCGTCAAAGCCACTAACTGATGCCCAGCTACAGCTTCTTAAGACCTGCTTGAGGCAGCGCTCCTGTGACACTGGGCAGGGAACCCTGACCGTGGCGATCAACGCCGACTTCACGAACAACCCAGTGTGGAGCACCCGCCGGGCTGAGGCGACGGCACAAGCCCTTGCCTACCCTCAGGTCAAGCGAATTATCTTCACTAGCTCGTCTAGTGGGAACATTGCCGAGGTCCTAGCCAACCTTCGAAGCCTCATCGCTCAAAAGGTCGACATTATTGTCGAAGACCCGGTTTTCGGTGCCGCCATTCTGCCGGCGGCGAGGGAAGCGAAGGCCGCTGGCATCACCTTTGTCACCGCAAACTCGCCTCTTCCCCCGGAGGCGGCGCAAATGGTCTCGGTACAGCTTCCTTACGACCTGTGCGGTATCGGCACGGCTGCTGCGAAGAAGATTGTGGCCGGGGCAGGAACTACGTCAAAGTCATATGCGTTTTACACCGGCGTCCCGGGAAATGCCAACGCCGCTGAATGGCAGCCCTGTGCAGAGAAAGAACTGAAAGCGGCTGGCTGGAACCAGGCCGTATCCGGGTTCACTCAGTGGACCGGGCAGGGGGAGACACAGGCAGCCAATGAGCTTCTTGCCTCGGGTAAGGATGTCGCCGCGATGTTCTACGACTACAGCGCTGATGCCTTCCTACGGCCTTATATCAATGCCGGAAAGACTCCGCCTGCCTCATTTGTCGACACTGCCAACTATTCT
Protein-coding regions in this window:
- a CDS encoding nuclear transport factor 2 family protein, with amino-acid sequence MKENLVRASESTIEFLTKYYAAMEAKDLVRCRAYYTDDMTVIFANAPKLEGADAFVATLSGLLEQIETLHHDVVAAWEEGDGVLIFESVATWTLLDGNSLTIPACSVCRIVDGKFVEQQVYVDNAPLFTALKQDETVKA
- a CDS encoding ABC transporter permease, which produces MQKYEPISEVTEQRDSKNPLSEPGRERAPSGLITDLKYRFPGRYLASWGALVLALLVISLVVPVALRPDGLRVATALAGVLALASFGQMLVVMLGAIDLSLPAVITCSAGVVVHYGTPGSNLLAVVGGALAVAVVISLLNWLFISVIRLNAIIVTLATFGIVTGAVVLWTGTSFSLTGLAPTDLQNFTHWSLLSLNASFLVAVAVGVTIALVLSKTRGGRQVGAIGANRRAARFHGIKVRRVELFTFCGVGLLYGLAGVLVAGIVVTPDTSVGTPYQLATITAVAIAGTAFNGGPSSTASVLCACLFLQLLDQALSIYGFAAGPRVVAQGVALVLAVSAITLGQFALSGLRWSNRGIHRGSGPNREQGVESKTTPPLNIKETI
- a CDS encoding sugar ABC transporter substrate-binding protein produces the protein MKITGAGWTEFRRTRFSMPIVAGTVLATILTGCSSTTGANTTDKASHGVPTDLITASSVDSKQLAATAKKALLADVPVSELPPVVADAFAVASKPLTDAQLQLLKTCLRQRSCDTGQGTLTVAINADFTNNPVWSTRRAEATAQALAYPQVKRIIFTSSSSGNIAEVLANLRSLIAQKVDIIVEDPVFGAAILPAAREAKAAGITFVTANSPLPPEAAQMVSVQLPYDLCGIGTAAAKKIVAGAGTTSKSYAFYTGVPGNANAAEWQPCAEKELKAAGWNQAVSGFTQWTGQGETQAANELLASGKDVAAMFYDYSADAFLRPYINAGKTPPASFVDTANYSAFDVANDAKKAGLNSANYVSNGHVWYARMGVTAGIEIKLGVNVPNKVLAPVPVVALADIRDQNVSGMPSNVPLPTLLSPELAKLALSAG